One window from the genome of Lysobacter helvus encodes:
- the rplD gene encoding 50S ribosomal protein L4, with protein sequence MELSITNSANKLSVSDAVFGREFSEDLVHQVVVAYRNAGRAGTKAQKTRSEVNGTTKKSKKQKGGGARHGALTAPIFVGGGVTFAAKPRSFAQKVNRKMYRAAISAILSELNRQGRIKVVESFDVDGPKTKGLIAKLAGLEVGRRPLIVTEEANESLYLSARNLPYVEVRDVQGLDPVALVGADTVIVTADAVKKIEEWLA encoded by the coding sequence ATGGAACTGTCCATCACCAATAGTGCGAACAAGCTGTCCGTTTCGGACGCCGTGTTCGGTCGTGAATTCAGCGAAGACCTCGTCCACCAGGTCGTCGTTGCCTACCGCAACGCAGGTCGCGCCGGCACCAAGGCGCAGAAGACGCGTTCGGAAGTCAACGGCACGACCAAGAAGTCGAAGAAGCAGAAGGGCGGCGGTGCGCGTCATGGCGCGCTGACGGCTCCGATCTTCGTCGGCGGCGGCGTGACGTTCGCGGCCAAGCCGCGCAGCTTCGCGCAGAAGGTCAACCGCAAGATGTACCGCGCGGCGATCTCGGCGATCCTGTCCGAGCTCAACCGCCAGGGCCGCATCAAGGTCGTCGAGTCGTTCGATGTCGACGGTCCGAAGACGAAGGGCCTCATCGCGAAGCTCGCCGGCCTGGAAGTGGGCCGCCGTCCGCTGATCGTGACCGAGGAAGCGAACGAGTCGCTGTACTTGTCCGCGCGCAACCTGCCGTACGTCGAAGTGCGCGACGTGCAGGGCCTCGACCCGGTGGCCCTCGTGGGCGCCGACACGGTCATCGTCACCGCCGATGCGGTCAAGAAGATCGAGGAGTGGCTGGCATGA
- the rplC gene encoding 50S ribosomal protein L3 has product MTAKKYSLGIVGRKAGMSRVFTEDGKSIPVTLIEATPNRITQVKTVETDGYSAVQVTVGVKRAALINKPEAGHLAKAKVEAGRGLWELRVQDDKIADFQVGGEIRADIFEVGQVVDVQGITKGKGFQGTIKRWNFTMGDATHGNSLSHRSPGSIGQRQTPGRVFPGKKMSGHMGAETQTTQNLRVVKVDAERGLIAVRGAVPGAPGGDVIVRPTSKGV; this is encoded by the coding sequence ATGACCGCGAAGAAATATTCGTTGGGCATCGTCGGCCGCAAGGCCGGCATGAGCCGCGTGTTCACCGAAGATGGCAAGTCCATCCCGGTGACCCTGATCGAAGCCACCCCGAACCGCATCACCCAGGTGAAGACGGTCGAGACCGACGGCTACAGCGCCGTGCAGGTCACCGTCGGCGTCAAGCGCGCCGCCCTGATCAACAAGCCGGAAGCCGGTCACCTCGCCAAGGCGAAGGTCGAAGCCGGTCGCGGCCTGTGGGAACTGCGCGTGCAGGACGACAAGATCGCCGACTTCCAGGTCGGCGGTGAAATCCGCGCCGACATCTTTGAAGTCGGCCAGGTCGTCGACGTCCAGGGCATCACCAAGGGCAAGGGCTTCCAGGGCACGATCAAGCGCTGGAACTTCACCATGGGCGACGCGACGCACGGTAACTCGCTGTCGCACCGCTCGCCGGGTTCGATCGGCCAGCGCCAGACGCCGGGCCGCGTGTTCCCGGGCAAGAAGATGTCGGGCCACATGGGTGCCGAAACGCAGACGACGCAGAACCTGCGCGTGGTCAAGGTCGACGCCGAGCGCGGCCTGATCGCCGTGCGCGGTGCCGTGCCGGGTGCGCCGGGCGGCGACGTCATCGTGCGTCCGACGAGCAAGGGAGTCTGA
- the rpsJ gene encoding 30S ribosomal protein S10 yields MADQKIRIRLKAFDHRLIDRSASEIVETAKRTGAQVRGPIPLPTKLERFTILTSPHADKDARDQYETRTHKRVLDIVDPNDKTVDALMKLELAAGVDVQIKLT; encoded by the coding sequence ATGGCGGACCAGAAGATCCGGATTCGGCTGAAGGCTTTCGATCATCGCCTGATCGACCGCTCGGCCAGCGAGATCGTCGAGACGGCCAAGCGGACCGGCGCGCAAGTGCGCGGCCCGATCCCGCTGCCGACCAAGCTCGAGCGTTTCACGATTCTTACCTCGCCGCATGCCGACAAGGATGCGCGTGACCAATACGAAACCCGCACGCACAAGCGCGTGCTGGACATCGTCGACCCGAACGACAAGACCGTGGACGCGCTGATGAAGCTCGAGCTCGCGGCCGGCGTCGACGTCCAGATCAAGCTGACCTGA
- the tuf gene encoding elongation factor Tu translates to MAKGKFERTKPHVNVGTIGHVDHGKTTLTAALTKVGAERFGGEFKAYDAIDAAPEEKARGITISTAHVEYESANRHYAHVDCPGHADYVKNMITGAAQMDGAILVCSAADGPMPQTREHILLSRQVGVPYIVVFLNKADMVDDAELLELVEMEVRELLTKYEFPGDDTPIIKGSARLALEGDQSEIGVPSILKLVDALDSFIPQPERAIDKPFLMPVEDVFSISGRGTVVTGRIERGVIKVGDEIEIVGIRPTQKTIVTGVEMFRKLLDQGQAGDNAGLLLRGTKRDDVERGQVLAKPGSITPHTTFEAEVYVLSKDEGGRHTPFFKGYRPQFYFRTTDITGAVTLPEGVEMVMPGDNIKMVVELIHPIAMDDGLRFAIREGGRTVGAGVVAKILK, encoded by the coding sequence ATGGCAAAGGGTAAGTTCGAGCGCACCAAGCCCCACGTGAACGTGGGCACGATCGGCCACGTCGACCACGGCAAGACGACGCTGACGGCGGCGTTGACGAAGGTGGGCGCAGAGCGTTTCGGCGGCGAGTTCAAGGCCTATGACGCGATTGACGCGGCGCCGGAAGAGAAGGCGCGCGGCATCACGATCTCGACGGCGCACGTGGAATACGAATCGGCCAACCGCCATTACGCGCACGTGGATTGCCCGGGACACGCGGACTACGTCAAGAACATGATCACGGGTGCGGCGCAGATGGACGGCGCGATCCTGGTGTGTTCGGCGGCCGACGGCCCGATGCCGCAGACGCGCGAGCACATCCTGCTGTCGCGCCAGGTGGGCGTGCCGTACATCGTGGTCTTCCTGAACAAGGCGGACATGGTGGACGACGCCGAGCTGCTGGAGCTCGTCGAGATGGAAGTGCGCGAGCTGCTGACCAAGTACGAATTCCCGGGCGACGACACCCCGATCATCAAGGGTTCGGCGCGCCTGGCGCTGGAAGGCGACCAGTCGGAGATCGGCGTGCCGTCGATCCTGAAGCTGGTGGACGCGCTGGACTCGTTCATCCCGCAGCCGGAGCGCGCGATCGACAAGCCGTTCCTGATGCCGGTGGAAGACGTGTTCTCGATCTCGGGCCGCGGCACGGTGGTGACGGGCCGCATCGAGCGCGGCGTGATCAAGGTGGGCGACGAAATCGAAATCGTCGGCATCCGTCCGACGCAGAAGACGATCGTCACGGGCGTGGAAATGTTCCGCAAGCTGCTGGACCAGGGCCAGGCGGGCGACAACGCGGGCCTGCTGCTGCGCGGCACCAAGCGTGACGACGTGGAGCGTGGCCAGGTGCTGGCCAAGCCGGGTTCGATCACCCCGCACACCACGTTCGAAGCCGAGGTGTACGTGCTGTCGAAGGACGAAGGCGGCCGCCACACGCCGTTCTTCAAGGGCTACCGCCCGCAGTTCTACTTCCGCACGACCGACATCACGGGCGCCGTGACCCTGCCGGAAGGCGTGGAAATGGTCATGCCGGGCGACAACATCAAGATGGTGGTCGAGCTGATCCACCCCATCGCGATGGACGACGGCCTGCGCTTCGCGATCCGCGAAGGCGGCCGCACGGTCGGCGCCGGCGTGGTGGCGAAGATCCTGAAGTAA
- the fusA gene encoding elongation factor G, producing the protein MARTTPIERYRNFGIMAHIDAGKTTTTERILFYTGVNHKIGEVHEGAATMDWMEQEQERGITITSAATTAFWKGMDMSLPEYRFNIIDTPGHVDFTIEVERSLRVLDGAVFVLCAVGGVQPQSETVWRQANKYNVPRLAFVNKMDRTGANFSKVVEQLKSRLGAYPVPLQVPIGAEEGFEGVIDLIKMKSIVWDMESKGTKFEYADIPAHLLDECTTARAFMVEAAAEASEELMDKYLNDGELSEEEIIFGIRERTLKCEIIPALCGTAFKNKGVQAMLDAVIRFLPSPTDRPPVAGIDENDKEDSRKALDSEPFSALAFKIMTDPFVGSLTFFRVYSGTLNSGDQVYNPVKSKKERVGRILQMHANNRDEIKEVRAGDIAAAVGLKDVTTGDTLCAQDHVITLERMIFPEPVISMAVEPKTKSDQEKMGLALGRLAQEDPSFRVRTDEESGQTIISGMGELHLEILVDRMKREFNVEANVGKPQVAYRETIRKAVKAEGKFVRQSGGKGQFGHVWLEISPNEQGKGYEFENGIVGGVIPKEYIPAVDKGIQEAVANGLMAGFPIVDVKVKLVDGSYHEVDSSEMAFKIAGSMGFKEGFHKASPVLLEPMMKVEIVTPEDYLGDVMGDVSRRRGILQGQDDSPSGKIINAMIPLGEMFGYATTLRSMSQGRATFTMEFDHYAEAPNNIAEAVIKKS; encoded by the coding sequence GTGGCTCGCACCACTCCCATCGAGCGTTACCGCAATTTCGGCATCATGGCGCACATCGACGCCGGCAAGACCACGACGACCGAACGCATCCTGTTCTACACCGGCGTCAACCACAAGATCGGCGAAGTGCACGAAGGTGCCGCGACGATGGACTGGATGGAGCAGGAGCAGGAGCGCGGCATCACGATCACGTCGGCCGCGACGACCGCGTTCTGGAAGGGCATGGACATGTCCCTGCCGGAATACCGCTTCAACATCATCGACACCCCCGGGCACGTCGACTTCACGATCGAAGTCGAGCGTTCGCTGCGCGTGCTCGACGGCGCGGTGTTCGTGCTGTGCGCGGTCGGTGGCGTGCAGCCGCAGTCCGAGACCGTGTGGCGCCAGGCCAACAAGTACAACGTGCCGCGCCTTGCGTTCGTCAACAAGATGGACCGCACCGGCGCCAACTTCTCGAAGGTCGTCGAACAGCTGAAGTCGCGCCTGGGTGCCTACCCGGTGCCGCTGCAGGTGCCGATCGGCGCCGAGGAAGGCTTCGAAGGCGTGATCGACCTCATCAAGATGAAGTCGATCGTGTGGGACATGGAATCCAAGGGCACCAAGTTCGAGTACGCCGACATCCCGGCGCACCTGCTCGACGAGTGCACGACCGCGCGCGCGTTCATGGTCGAGGCCGCCGCCGAGGCGTCCGAAGAGCTGATGGACAAGTACCTCAACGACGGCGAGCTTTCGGAAGAAGAGATCATCTTCGGCATCCGCGAGCGCACGCTGAAGTGCGAGATCATCCCGGCGCTGTGCGGCACCGCGTTCAAGAACAAGGGCGTGCAGGCGATGCTCGACGCGGTCATCCGCTTCCTGCCGTCGCCGACCGATCGCCCGCCGGTCGCCGGCATCGACGAAAACGACAAGGAAGACAGCCGCAAGGCGCTGGATTCCGAGCCGTTCTCCGCGCTCGCCTTCAAGATCATGACCGACCCGTTCGTGGGTTCGCTCACGTTCTTCCGCGTCTATTCCGGCACGCTCAACTCCGGCGACCAGGTGTACAACCCGGTCAAGTCGAAGAAGGAACGCGTGGGCCGCATCCTGCAGATGCACGCCAACAACCGTGACGAGATCAAGGAAGTGCGCGCGGGCGACATCGCCGCGGCCGTCGGCCTGAAGGACGTCACCACCGGCGACACGCTGTGCGCGCAGGACCACGTGATCACGCTCGAGCGCATGATCTTCCCGGAGCCCGTCATTTCGATGGCGGTCGAGCCGAAGACCAAGTCCGATCAGGAAAAGATGGGCCTGGCGCTGGGTCGCCTCGCGCAGGAAGATCCGTCGTTCCGCGTGCGCACGGATGAAGAATCCGGCCAGACGATCATCTCGGGCATGGGCGAGCTCCACCTGGAAATCCTGGTGGACCGCATGAAGCGCGAGTTCAACGTCGAAGCCAACGTCGGCAAGCCGCAGGTCGCGTATCGCGAAACGATCCGCAAGGCGGTCAAGGCCGAAGGCAAGTTCGTGCGCCAGTCGGGCGGCAAGGGTCAGTTCGGCCACGTGTGGCTGGAGATCTCGCCGAACGAGCAGGGCAAGGGCTACGAGTTCGAGAACGGCATCGTCGGCGGCGTGATTCCGAAGGAATACATCCCGGCGGTCGACAAGGGCATCCAGGAAGCGGTGGCGAACGGCCTGATGGCCGGCTTCCCGATCGTGGACGTCAAGGTCAAGCTCGTCGACGGTTCGTACCACGAGGTCGACTCGTCCGAAATGGCGTTCAAGATCGCGGGTTCGATGGGCTTCAAGGAAGGCTTCCACAAGGCCTCCCCGGTGCTGCTCGAGCCGATGATGAAGGTCGAGATCGTCACGCCCGAGGATTACCTCGGCGACGTGATGGGCGACGTCAGCCGCCGCCGCGGCATCCTGCAGGGCCAGGACGACAGCCCGTCGGGCAAGATCATCAACGCGATGATCCCGCTGGGCGAAATGTTCGGCTACGCGACGACGCTGCGATCGATGTCGCAGGGCCGCGCGACCTTCACGATGGAATTCGACCACTACGCCGAGGCGCCGAACAACATCGCCGAAGCCGTGATCAAGAAGTCCTGA
- the rpsG gene encoding 30S ribosomal protein S7, translated as MSRKGSTPQRTVLPDPKHGSETIARFINMVMQSGKKSVAEKIVYGAMDVITEKNANAIELVEKALGNVSPSVEVKSRRVGGATYQVPVEVRSSRRMALAMRWLIESARKRGENSMPRKLAGELLDASENRGGAIKKREETHRMAEANKAFAHYRW; from the coding sequence ATGTCGCGTAAAGGTTCCACTCCGCAGCGCACCGTCCTGCCCGACCCGAAGCACGGGAGCGAGACGATCGCCCGCTTCATCAACATGGTCATGCAGAGCGGCAAGAAGTCGGTCGCCGAAAAGATCGTGTACGGCGCGATGGACGTCATCACCGAGAAGAACGCCAACGCCATCGAACTCGTCGAGAAGGCGCTGGGCAACGTGTCTCCGTCGGTCGAGGTGAAGTCCCGTCGCGTCGGCGGTGCCACGTACCAGGTTCCCGTCGAAGTCCGCTCGTCGCGCCGCATGGCGCTGGCGATGCGCTGGCTGATCGAATCCGCCCGCAAGCGCGGCGAGAACAGCATGCCGCGCAAGCTCGCCGGCGAGCTGCTCGACGCCTCCGAGAACCGCGGCGGCGCGATCAAGAAGCGCGAAGAAACGCACCGCATGGCGGAAGCGAACAAGGCGTTCGCGCACTACCGCTGGTAA
- the rpsL gene encoding 30S ribosomal protein S12: MATINQLVRKPRSPETYKSTSPALANCPQRRGVCTRVYTTTPKKPNSALRKVAKVRLTNGYEVISYIGGEGHNLQEHSVVLIRGGRVKDLPGVRYHTVRGSLDAAGVTKRRQSRSKYGAKRPKS, from the coding sequence ATGGCAACGATCAACCAGCTGGTGCGCAAGCCGCGCAGCCCGGAAACCTACAAGAGCACTTCGCCTGCCCTGGCGAACTGCCCGCAGCGCCGTGGCGTCTGCACCCGCGTCTACACGACCACCCCGAAGAAGCCGAACTCGGCCCTCCGCAAGGTCGCGAAGGTGCGCCTCACCAACGGTTACGAGGTCATCTCGTACATCGGCGGCGAAGGCCACAACCTGCAGGAACACTCGGTGGTCCTGATCCGCGGCGGTCGCGTCAAGGACCTCCCGGGCGTCCGCTACCACACCGTGCGTGGTTCGCTCGACGCCGCCGGCGTCACCAAGCGTCGCCAGAGCCGCTCCAAGTACGGCGCCAAGCGCCCGAAGTCCTGA
- the rpoC gene encoding DNA-directed RNA polymerase subunit beta', with the protein MKDLLNLFNQQRPMPDFDAIKIALASPDLIRSWSYGEVKKPETINYRTFKPERDGLFCAAIFGPIKDYECLCGKYKRMKHRGVVCEKCGTEVTLAKVRRERMGHIDLASPVAHIWFLKSLPSRIGLMLDMTLRDIERILYFEAYVVTEPGLTPLERGNLLTEEQFMQARQEHGDDFDAAMGAEAVYELLRTIDLQSEMLRLKEEIAATNSETKLKRLTKRIKLIEAFLDSGNRPEWMVMTVLPVLPPDLRPLVPLDGGRFATSDLNDLYRRVINRNNRLKRLLELNAPDIIVRNEKRMLQESVDALMDNGRRGRAITGTNKRPLKSLADMIKGKQGRFRQNLLGKRVDYSGRSVIVVGPTLRLHECGLPKKMALELFKPFIFAKLQRRGLATTIKAAKKLVEREEAEVWDILEEVIREHPVLLNRAPTLHRLGIQAFEPVLIEGKAIQLHPLVCTAFNADFDGDQMAVHVPLSLEAQLEARALMMASNNILSPANGEPIIVPSQDVVLGLYYMTRALENKKGEGMAFANVAEVKRAYDNRVVEIHAKVKVRITETVVAEDGSRSKKTSIVDTTVGRSLLQEILPEGLPYQLANTELTKKNISRLINSCYRMLGLKDTVVFADKLMYTGFAYATRAGVSIGIDDMIIPGEKKGILDEAEAEVLEIQQQYQSGLVTAGERYNKVVDIWSRTNERVAKAMMDAIGTDTVLNAKGERVPQKSMNSIYIMADSGARGSQAQIRQLAGMRGLMAKPDGSIIETPITANFREGLNVLQYFISTHGARKGLADTALKTANSGYLTRRLVDVAQDVVITETDCGTFDGLTMTPIVEGGDVVEPLRDRVLGRIVAEDVFLPGNDEDPFVERNTLLDEAWVQKIEDASVQSIKVRSTITCQSPFGVCSHCYGRDLGRGHLVNHGEAVGVVAAQSIGEPGTQLTMRTFHIGGAASRAAAIDNVTVKTTGTVKFNNLKHVDHAAGHLVAVSRSGELSVLDLHGRERERYKLPYGATVLVKDGASIKAGQTVASWDPHNHPIVSEVAGFMRFIDFIDGVTVIEKTDELTGLASREITDPKRRGTQGKDLRPIVRIVDKNGKDLSIPGTDLPAQYLLPPRSIVNLQDGAPVGVGDVVAKIPQEASKTRDITGGLPRVADLFEARKPKDPAVLAEVSGIVSFGKDTKGKQRLIIKQADGSEHEELIPKYRQIIVFEGEHVEKGETVVDGEPSPQDILRLLGVEPLAVYLTKEIQDVYRLQGVKINDKHIEVIVRQMLRKVEVLDAGDTKFLHGEQVERQRMIEANAAAVAKNEIPSKYDPVLLGITKASLATESFISAASFQETTRVLTEAAVRGTRDGLRGLKENVIVGRLIPAGTGLAYHSARRRNASGLTESEMEALSGSVVTESAPEAAVDAGEESGNS; encoded by the coding sequence ATGAAAGACTTGCTCAATCTGTTCAACCAGCAGCGGCCCATGCCCGACTTCGACGCGATCAAGATCGCGTTGGCGTCGCCGGACCTCATCCGCTCGTGGTCCTACGGCGAAGTGAAGAAGCCGGAGACCATCAACTACCGCACGTTCAAGCCGGAACGCGATGGCCTGTTCTGCGCCGCGATCTTCGGTCCGATCAAGGACTACGAGTGCCTGTGCGGCAAGTACAAGCGCATGAAGCACCGCGGCGTGGTCTGCGAGAAGTGCGGCACGGAAGTGACGCTGGCCAAGGTGCGCCGCGAGCGCATGGGCCACATCGACCTGGCCTCGCCCGTCGCGCACATCTGGTTCCTGAAGTCGCTCCCGTCGCGCATCGGTTTGATGCTCGACATGACGCTGCGCGACATCGAACGCATCCTGTACTTCGAAGCGTACGTCGTGACCGAGCCGGGCCTGACCCCGCTCGAGCGCGGCAACCTGCTGACCGAAGAACAGTTCATGCAGGCGCGCCAGGAACACGGCGATGACTTCGACGCCGCGATGGGCGCCGAGGCCGTGTACGAGCTGCTGCGCACGATCGACCTGCAGTCGGAGATGCTCCGCCTGAAGGAAGAGATCGCCGCGACCAACTCCGAGACCAAGCTCAAGCGCCTCACCAAGCGCATCAAGCTGATCGAGGCGTTCCTCGACTCCGGCAACCGCCCGGAGTGGATGGTCATGACCGTGCTGCCGGTGCTGCCGCCGGACCTGCGTCCGCTGGTGCCGCTGGATGGCGGCCGCTTCGCGACGTCGGACCTCAACGACCTGTACCGCCGCGTCATCAACCGCAACAATCGCCTCAAGCGCCTGCTCGAGCTCAATGCGCCGGACATCATCGTGCGCAACGAGAAGCGCATGCTGCAGGAGTCGGTCGACGCCCTGATGGACAACGGCCGTCGCGGCCGCGCCATCACCGGTACCAACAAGCGCCCGCTCAAGTCGCTCGCCGACATGATCAAGGGCAAGCAGGGTCGCTTCCGCCAGAACCTGCTCGGCAAGCGCGTCGACTACTCGGGCCGTTCGGTCATCGTGGTCGGCCCGACGCTGCGCCTGCACGAGTGCGGCCTGCCGAAGAAGATGGCGCTGGAGCTCTTCAAGCCCTTCATCTTTGCCAAGCTGCAGCGCCGTGGCCTCGCCACGACGATCAAGGCCGCCAAGAAGCTGGTCGAGCGCGAAGAAGCGGAAGTGTGGGACATCCTCGAGGAAGTGATCCGCGAGCACCCGGTCCTGCTCAACCGCGCGCCGACGCTGCACCGCTTGGGCATCCAGGCGTTCGAGCCGGTGCTGATCGAAGGCAAGGCGATCCAGCTGCATCCGCTGGTCTGCACCGCGTTCAACGCCGACTTCGACGGCGACCAGATGGCCGTGCACGTCCCGCTGTCGCTGGAAGCGCAGCTGGAAGCGCGCGCGCTGATGATGGCGTCGAACAACATCCTGTCGCCCGCCAACGGCGAGCCGATCATCGTGCCGTCGCAGGACGTCGTGCTCGGCCTGTACTACATGACCCGCGCCCTCGAGAACAAGAAGGGTGAAGGCATGGCGTTCGCGAACGTCGCCGAGGTCAAGCGCGCGTACGACAACCGCGTCGTCGAGATCCACGCCAAGGTCAAGGTGCGCATCACGGAAACCGTGGTCGCCGAAGACGGCTCGCGCTCGAAGAAGACCTCGATCGTCGACACGACGGTCGGTCGTTCGCTGCTGCAGGAAATCCTGCCGGAAGGCCTGCCGTACCAGCTGGCCAACACCGAGCTGACGAAGAAGAACATCTCGCGCCTGATCAACTCCTGCTACCGCATGCTCGGCCTGAAGGACACGGTCGTGTTCGCCGACAAGCTGATGTACACCGGCTTCGCGTACGCCACGCGCGCCGGCGTTTCGATCGGCATCGACGACATGATCATCCCGGGCGAGAAGAAGGGCATCCTGGACGAGGCGGAAGCCGAGGTCCTGGAAATCCAGCAGCAGTACCAGTCGGGCCTGGTCACCGCGGGCGAGCGCTACAACAAGGTCGTCGACATCTGGTCGCGCACGAACGAGCGCGTGGCCAAGGCGATGATGGACGCGATCGGCACCGACACCGTGCTCAACGCCAAGGGCGAGCGCGTTCCGCAGAAGTCCATGAACTCGATCTACATCATGGCCGACTCCGGTGCGCGTGGTTCGCAGGCGCAGATCCGCCAGCTGGCCGGCATGCGTGGCCTGATGGCCAAGCCGGACGGCTCGATCATCGAGACGCCGATCACCGCGAACTTCCGCGAAGGCCTCAACGTCCTCCAGTACTTCATCTCGACCCACGGCGCCCGAAAGGGTCTCGCGGATACCGCGCTGAAGACGGCGAACTCGGGTTACCTGACCCGTCGCCTCGTGGACGTCGCGCAGGACGTGGTCATCACCGAGACCGATTGCGGCACGTTCGACGGCCTCACCATGACGCCGATCGTCGAAGGCGGCGATGTCGTCGAGCCGCTGCGCGACCGCGTGCTGGGCCGCATCGTGGCCGAAGACGTGTTCCTGCCGGGCAACGACGAAGATCCCTTCGTCGAGCGCAACACGCTGCTCGACGAGGCGTGGGTGCAGAAGATCGAGGACGCCAGCGTCCAGTCGATCAAGGTGCGCTCCACGATCACCTGCCAGAGCCCGTTCGGCGTGTGCTCGCATTGCTACGGTCGCGACCTGGGCCGCGGCCACCTGGTCAACCACGGCGAAGCGGTCGGCGTCGTCGCCGCGCAGTCGATCGGCGAGCCGGGCACGCAGCTCACCATGCGTACGTTCCACATCGGTGGTGCGGCGTCGCGTGCGGCGGCGATCGACAACGTGACGGTCAAGACGACCGGTACGGTGAAGTTCAACAACCTCAAGCACGTCGACCACGCTGCCGGTCACCTCGTCGCGGTCTCGCGTTCGGGTGAACTGTCGGTGCTCGACCTGCACGGCCGCGAGCGCGAGCGCTACAAGCTCCCGTACGGCGCCACCGTGCTGGTCAAGGACGGCGCGAGCATCAAGGCCGGCCAGACCGTGGCCAGCTGGGATCCGCATAACCACCCGATCGTGTCGGAAGTGGCCGGTTTCATGCGCTTCATCGACTTCATCGACGGCGTCACCGTCATCGAGAAGACCGACGAGCTCACCGGCTTGGCGTCGCGCGAAATCACCGATCCGAAGCGTCGGGGCACGCAGGGCAAGGACCTCCGCCCGATCGTGCGCATCGTCGACAAGAACGGCAAGGACCTCTCCATCCCGGGCACCGACCTGCCGGCGCAGTACCTGCTGCCGCCGCGCTCGATCGTGAACCTGCAGGACGGCGCGCCGGTCGGCGTGGGCGACGTGGTCGCCAAGATCCCGCAGGAAGCGTCGAAGACCCGCGACATCACCGGTGGTCTGCCGCGCGTGGCCGACCTGTTCGAAGCGCGCAAGCCGAAGGATCCGGCGGTCCTCGCCGAGGTCTCGGGCATCGTCAGCTTCGGCAAGGACACCAAGGGCAAGCAGCGCCTGATCATCAAGCAGGCCGACGGCAGCGAGCACGAAGAGCTGATCCCGAAGTACCGCCAGATCATCGTGTTCGAAGGCGAGCACGTGGAGAAGGGCGAGACCGTGGTGGACGGCGAACCGAGCCCGCAGGACATCCTGCGCCTGCTCGGCGTGGAGCCGCTGGCGGTCTACCTGACCAAGGAAATCCAGGACGTCTACCGCCTGCAGGGCGTCAAGATCAACGACAAGCACATCGAAGTGATCGTCCGCCAGATGCTGCGCAAGGTCGAAGTGCTCGACGCCGGGGACACCAAGTTCCTGCACGGCGAGCAGGTCGAGCGCCAGCGCATGATCGAAGCGAACGCCGCGGCGGTTGCGAAGAACGAGATCCCGTCCAAGTACGACCCGGTGCTGCTGGGCATCACCAAGGCCTCGCTGGCCACCGAGTCGTTCATCTCGGCGGCTTCGTTCCAGGAGACCACCCGCGTGCTGACCGAGGCTGCCGTCCGCGGCACCCGCGACGGCCTGCGCGGCCTGAAGGAAAACGTGATCGTGGGTCGTTTGATCCCCGCGGGCACGGGCCTGGCCTACCACAGCGCACGCCGCCGCAACGCCTCGGGCCTCACCGAGTCGGAGATGGAGGCACTGTCGGGTTCGGTCGTCACCGAATCGGCGCCGGAAGCGGCGGTCGATGCGGGCGAGGAGTCCGGCAACAGCTAA